Proteins encoded by one window of Lacipirellulaceae bacterium:
- a CDS encoding tetratricopeptide repeat protein has translation MSRFPLYAVLLALPLTFAMTSGQAQDEAPEGDAVDANFLYAPEAVTAYEEGIRLLEEEKNDEALAALNQALKLQGDYKEAYVAKGRALLAIEDYDAAKKAFRSAIDFDAQSAEAYNGSGEASLELGSIDIAYNDFLKALDLDRQNAKVLSNIGHIEVNYQNDPVTGIRFLDDAIALDPVDARAYRDRGLAHARLYEYEDAEKNLNKASELDPGDYENFSTLATIFLIQDKYEEAIESLTKSIEAYEPKERSDLKIFVDGYLQRANARIRLGDERAEEDDTAGSEAAYEAVIADAKKILEEYPDRYPQSGLGHYQRGLAERMLGQYGEAIKSFTAAIQSTPAGQQAPYLAAAYLRRGICWHYQGYDDLARGDFEQAASVDFVDPVPHFWMGLSHANEEDYREAIVKYGEAIAKDPSFALAYVNRGMAYYQLKDYERAISSFNDAIRNEPTNAEHYYKRGYCHMEIEEYEKAVNSFRSALLNDPDMAKAKKRMAEAQRLLGNPNLSEQYEIGAGQ, from the coding sequence ATGAGTCGATTTCCACTTTATGCCGTTCTCTTGGCACTGCCTCTGACTTTTGCGATGACTTCCGGGCAAGCTCAAGACGAAGCACCCGAGGGTGACGCGGTAGACGCCAATTTCCTCTACGCCCCCGAGGCCGTTACTGCCTACGAGGAAGGAATCCGCCTCTTGGAAGAGGAAAAGAACGACGAAGCACTTGCCGCTTTGAATCAAGCATTGAAGCTACAGGGCGACTACAAGGAAGCCTATGTCGCCAAGGGCCGGGCTCTGCTCGCAATCGAAGACTACGATGCCGCCAAGAAAGCATTTCGCTCCGCAATCGACTTCGACGCCCAGTCGGCCGAAGCCTACAACGGTAGCGGCGAAGCTTCCCTTGAGCTTGGTTCCATTGACATTGCTTACAACGACTTCTTAAAAGCACTCGATCTTGATCGGCAGAACGCGAAAGTCCTGTCGAACATCGGACACATCGAAGTCAACTATCAGAACGACCCTGTCACCGGAATCCGTTTTCTCGACGACGCAATTGCACTAGACCCAGTGGACGCCCGCGCTTACCGTGACCGCGGTCTCGCTCATGCTCGTTTGTATGAGTATGAGGATGCCGAGAAGAACTTGAACAAAGCGTCTGAACTCGACCCAGGCGACTACGAGAACTTCTCAACGCTCGCAACGATTTTCCTCATTCAAGATAAGTACGAGGAAGCTATCGAATCATTGACCAAGTCGATCGAAGCTTACGAACCTAAGGAACGTTCAGACCTAAAGATCTTTGTCGATGGTTACCTACAGCGTGCCAACGCTCGCATTCGATTGGGTGACGAGCGCGCCGAAGAAGACGATACCGCCGGGAGCGAAGCCGCTTACGAGGCCGTGATCGCCGACGCAAAAAAGATCTTGGAAGAGTATCCCGACCGCTATCCACAGTCAGGACTGGGCCACTACCAGCGCGGGCTTGCTGAGCGCATGCTCGGACAATACGGCGAAGCAATCAAGTCTTTCACCGCCGCTATTCAAAGCACACCCGCGGGGCAGCAAGCACCTTACCTGGCCGCGGCCTATTTGCGACGTGGTATCTGCTGGCACTACCAGGGCTACGATGACCTCGCCCGTGGCGATTTCGAGCAAGCTGCCTCGGTCGACTTTGTTGACCCAGTCCCACATTTCTGGATGGGGCTGAGTCACGCGAACGAGGAGGACTATCGCGAAGCCATCGTTAAGTATGGCGAAGCCATCGCGAAGGACCCAAGCTTTGCCCTCGCCTACGTGAACCGCGGCATGGCCTACTACCAGCTGAAGGACTACGAACGAGCCATCTCCAGCTTTAACGATGCGATCCGCAACGAGCCAACCAACGCGGAGCATTACTACAAGCGTGGCTACTGCCACATGGAAATCGAAGAGTACGAAAAGGCCGTCAACTCCTTCCGTTCCGCACTGCTGAATGACCCAGATATGGCCAAGGCGAAAAAACGGATGGCCGAAGCACAACGTTTGCTGGGCAATCCGAACCTTAGCGAGCAGTACGAGATCGGAGCTGGGCAGTAG
- a CDS encoding sulfatase-like hydrolase/transferase, which produces MLSNLFLREPLRLCRRAAVKRNGMTAAVATLAVTVGTAISGASQPNVLLIFGEDHGVQMGAYGTHGIETPNLDALAAQSVLFEKAYVTLPTCSASKASIMTGLFNHTTGALHNVQEFVGSAEELQQANPSWLSNPNASYNKLRIDPQFPTLVEKFSAAGYYTGTQNKFHLSNHESFPYDHWSTGNNAGKVDNFISEAQAENKPWLLVHHVKHTHRPFPTTVTVDPYAVELPAHLPDTPVARQDWAEYMSSVEKADKQVGDVMKKLERSGEADNTIVVYVGDHGPAYHRGKLSTYNFGLQVPLLISGPGIQQGVTTAEKVSTVDLMPTLLDYANIAEPDLQHGSSQRALLEGNPNARGRDYLVGMVKSDRSITDGRYQLIWMPNAEDTAMPPDHTDIPIWGNPVYGDIVANKNDPAYAEAYRFLDLADKDLPDYTRPEFEFYDLENDRWEVNDLASLSQYDPHKNRLKVALQLWGHEHADPDVDLFRVTSAMPSHAGPIDFVDRFDGNRVGPLNNDPQWRTRLSGVGGEDFQIDLASEEVDAPRGFKALATYEDARKGTDDDFVVSVDTEFDLPGVGAGLVFGYVDEDNFFEFQLLDGRTAAQGLDKDVRLLHRTGGVDNLLIYETGLPNYQGGLYGLTAAYTATTQTLDLSILNDQSQSYFTHSLQLDSPIAGGSLFGISSYLSNHAKFDNFALHIPAVNTQRGRMDRFTSRSGPLDEDNRWSLRLPGTNGEDFVIDPAGEFVDAPRGYRALATYDKETLYANEDFVVSIETRFNQPGVGAGLVFGYTDVDNFFEFQLLDGRTAAEGIDKDVRLVQMRNGVESILVFDSSLPNYDGGWYQLSAEYSVLDQILDLQILDDQGGLYFTHSLALDNDIAGDSLFGISSYLSNHAKFDDFKVDITSYEVADGNLLGDFNGDEVLDNQDLDLLIAAFGPSSEATAQFNLTLPDEMIDEADRDFWMQEIFPLVTSGGEVSALIAGETAGTEDLEVWEDHFGNSNSVAWEEGDFDGNLEVDGADFLMLQTYSGSGSSLALNQAIPEPSSLVLMLIFATGFALRLNRR; this is translated from the coding sequence ATGCTCTCAAACCTCTTCTTGCGGGAACCCCTGCGCCTATGTCGACGTGCTGCGGTAAAGCGTAACGGCATGACCGCCGCAGTTGCGACTCTAGCAGTCACTGTTGGAACTGCTATTAGTGGGGCGAGCCAACCAAATGTTTTGCTGATCTTTGGCGAAGATCACGGGGTGCAAATGGGCGCCTACGGCACTCATGGAATCGAGACACCCAACTTAGATGCCTTGGCAGCGCAAAGCGTGCTCTTCGAAAAGGCTTATGTCACGTTGCCCACCTGCTCGGCGTCGAAGGCGTCGATCATGACCGGTCTCTTTAATCATACAACAGGCGCACTTCACAACGTGCAAGAGTTTGTCGGCTCAGCAGAGGAGTTGCAGCAAGCCAACCCGAGTTGGTTAAGCAACCCAAACGCTTCTTACAACAAACTTCGGATCGATCCCCAGTTTCCAACCCTCGTCGAGAAGTTCAGCGCAGCCGGGTATTACACGGGAACTCAAAACAAGTTTCACTTGAGCAATCACGAATCGTTTCCTTACGACCATTGGTCCACGGGTAACAATGCGGGAAAGGTGGATAACTTCATTAGCGAAGCTCAAGCAGAGAACAAACCGTGGCTGCTCGTGCATCATGTGAAGCATACGCATCGTCCTTTCCCAACGACTGTCACTGTCGATCCCTACGCCGTCGAGTTGCCGGCCCACCTACCAGACACACCTGTCGCCCGACAAGACTGGGCTGAGTACATGTCTTCGGTAGAGAAGGCCGACAAGCAGGTCGGCGACGTGATGAAGAAGCTCGAACGTTCAGGCGAAGCTGACAACACCATTGTTGTTTACGTTGGTGATCATGGGCCGGCCTATCACCGCGGCAAGCTGTCGACGTACAACTTCGGGTTGCAGGTTCCTTTGCTGATCAGCGGGCCGGGAATCCAGCAGGGTGTGACAACTGCAGAGAAGGTTAGCACAGTTGATCTCATGCCCACCCTGTTGGACTATGCGAACATTGCCGAACCCGATCTGCAACATGGATCTTCACAGCGGGCGCTACTCGAAGGAAATCCGAATGCCCGTGGTCGGGATTATCTCGTCGGGATGGTGAAGAGCGACCGATCGATCACCGACGGGAGGTATCAGCTCATTTGGATGCCGAATGCCGAAGATACCGCGATGCCGCCCGATCATACGGACATTCCTATTTGGGGTAATCCGGTATATGGCGACATTGTTGCCAACAAGAACGATCCGGCCTACGCGGAGGCTTATCGTTTTCTCGACTTGGCGGACAAAGATCTTCCGGACTATACCCGCCCCGAGTTCGAGTTCTACGATCTTGAGAACGATCGCTGGGAAGTCAACGACCTTGCATCCCTCTCTCAATACGATCCTCACAAGAATCGCTTGAAAGTTGCTCTGCAATTGTGGGGGCATGAGCATGCGGATCCCGACGTCGACCTCTTCCGTGTTACTTCGGCGATGCCTTCCCATGCGGGACCGATCGATTTTGTCGATCGGTTCGATGGGAATCGCGTCGGACCGCTCAACAACGATCCGCAATGGAGAACGCGACTCTCCGGGGTAGGAGGCGAAGACTTTCAGATTGATCTTGCTAGCGAGGAAGTCGATGCGCCGCGGGGGTTCAAGGCGCTGGCCACTTACGAGGATGCACGCAAGGGGACCGATGACGACTTCGTTGTCTCGGTCGATACGGAGTTCGACCTTCCTGGTGTGGGGGCGGGACTCGTGTTTGGATACGTCGACGAAGACAATTTTTTCGAGTTTCAATTGCTCGACGGAAGAACTGCCGCTCAAGGCCTCGACAAAGATGTGCGACTCTTGCATCGTACAGGCGGCGTCGATAACTTGCTGATCTACGAAACGGGCTTACCGAATTACCAGGGGGGTCTGTACGGGCTCACTGCTGCGTACACGGCGACAACGCAGACTTTGGACCTGAGCATTCTCAACGACCAAAGTCAAAGCTATTTCACGCACTCCCTGCAGCTCGATTCGCCGATCGCCGGAGGTAGTCTTTTCGGGATTAGCTCGTATCTTTCGAACCATGCGAAATTCGATAACTTCGCTCTTCATATTCCAGCGGTCAACACACAAAGAGGACGCATGGATCGGTTCACGTCCCGCTCAGGACCGCTGGACGAAGACAACCGATGGTCTCTGCGTCTTCCCGGTACGAATGGGGAAGACTTCGTGATCGACCCGGCTGGGGAATTCGTTGATGCACCGCGTGGCTATCGAGCCTTAGCGACTTACGACAAAGAAACGCTCTACGCGAATGAAGATTTTGTTGTCTCGATCGAGACCCGCTTCAACCAACCAGGCGTTGGTGCTGGTTTGGTCTTTGGGTACACCGACGTGGATAACTTTTTCGAGTTCCAACTGCTCGATGGTCGCACTGCCGCCGAAGGAATCGACAAGGACGTCCGACTTGTCCAGATGCGGAACGGGGTTGAATCGATTTTGGTCTTCGATTCGAGCCTGCCTAATTACGACGGCGGTTGGTATCAGTTGTCCGCTGAGTACTCCGTGCTAGACCAGATCTTGGATCTGCAAATTCTAGACGACCAGGGCGGCCTTTACTTCACCCATTCTTTAGCGTTAGATAACGACATTGCCGGGGATAGTCTTTTTGGAATCAGTTCCTATCTGTCGAATCACGCAAAGTTCGACGACTTCAAGGTCGACATAACCAGCTACGAAGTAGCTGACGGCAACCTGCTTGGTGATTTCAACGGCGATGAAGTGCTCGACAACCAAGATCTCGATCTCTTGATTGCCGCGTTCGGACCTAGCAGCGAGGCAACCGCGCAGTTCAACTTGACCTTGCCCGACGAGATGATCGACGAAGCGGATCGCGACTTCTGGATGCAGGAGATTTTCCCGCTAGTGACCTCGGGTGGCGAAGTCTCGGCACTGATTGCCGGGGAGACCGCTGGAACCGAGGACCTTGAAGTCTGGGAAGACCACTTTGGGAATTCTAATTCCGTGGCTTGGGAAGAGGGGGACTTCGATGGCAATCTTGAAGTCGACGGGGCGGACTTCCTAATGCTGCAGACCTACTCAGGTAGCGGGAGTAGTCTTGCCCTGAACCAAGCGATTCCAGAACCCAGTTCCCTGGTGTTAATGCTGATATTCGCTACAGGTTTCGCTTTGCGGCTGAACCGTCGGTAA
- a CDS encoding S41 family peptidase yields MPKRVPTLNVWWSLAAIALVGLSSSLSPARAQSAPATGSYATGIEQPIHIVPESALGAGTAAPTLEAILREGSDLETQKRWSEALTHYEKALRKHPGERTLVRRQDIAKLHYSLDRRYNDRSYRQSVQSLSTQQSLSLYLELLRKINTHYVNTPPWQRLGVRAITSLDIALTNDAFRKSNAIVVSTDQLEALRRELYQVVGSRSINSPQDLAALAGEVARLAQRRVGLNGSASVLEFVTAAAGGLDDYSSYLTADQLRDVYSQIEGNFVGLGVELKADNGALLIVHVIPGSPAERAGIQDGDRIVEVDGIRTSDMTTDQAATMLTGEEGSTVRVVAVTEGQQPRRLTVRREHVDVPSLEGEKIVDAANGIAYVRIPAFQKTTARDLDAALWRLHGKGMRSLVLDLRGNPGGLLTASVEVADKFLQKGGIVRTQGRSAQEDFNYQAHYGGTWRVPLVVLIDGDSASASEIFAGAIKDNERGAVVGERSYGKGSVQGIFPLGYAGAGIRLTTALFYSPHDIKISKNGVQPHVTVRTAAKPVNGQVPAQTDAILQAGIEAARAEAQQRMAARR; encoded by the coding sequence ATGCCGAAACGGGTCCCTACATTGAACGTCTGGTGGTCGCTTGCCGCGATTGCCCTCGTTGGTCTCTCCAGTTCTCTCTCGCCTGCCCGCGCCCAATCTGCCCCAGCAACGGGTTCTTACGCGACAGGCATTGAGCAACCGATCCACATCGTTCCAGAATCCGCACTGGGCGCAGGCACCGCAGCCCCAACGCTCGAAGCGATCTTGCGGGAAGGCAGCGACCTAGAAACACAGAAGCGGTGGAGCGAAGCGCTTACCCATTACGAAAAGGCCCTCAGAAAGCATCCTGGCGAGCGCACGCTGGTTCGTCGCCAGGACATTGCCAAGCTCCACTACAGTCTCGACCGACGCTACAACGACCGTAGCTACCGCCAGTCGGTCCAGTCGCTTTCGACCCAGCAATCGCTGTCGCTATATCTGGAGCTATTACGCAAGATCAACACCCACTACGTAAACACGCCTCCTTGGCAGCGACTGGGCGTGCGTGCGATTACTTCGCTGGACATCGCGTTGACCAACGATGCGTTCCGCAAATCGAACGCGATTGTCGTCAGCACCGATCAGCTCGAAGCACTTCGACGTGAGCTCTACCAAGTCGTCGGTTCCCGCTCGATCAACAGCCCCCAAGATTTGGCGGCGTTAGCTGGTGAAGTTGCCCGACTGGCCCAGCGTCGCGTCGGCTTGAATGGCTCAGCCAGCGTGCTTGAGTTCGTCACCGCCGCCGCAGGTGGCCTCGATGACTACTCATCCTACTTGACGGCTGACCAACTTCGCGACGTTTACTCGCAGATCGAGGGGAACTTCGTCGGTCTGGGAGTCGAGCTGAAAGCCGACAATGGTGCCCTCCTAATCGTTCACGTCATCCCCGGCAGCCCCGCTGAGCGGGCTGGCATCCAAGATGGCGATCGTATCGTCGAAGTCGACGGCATTCGCACTTCCGACATGACGACTGACCAAGCGGCTACGATGCTCACTGGCGAAGAGGGCAGCACCGTGCGAGTTGTCGCTGTGACCGAAGGCCAGCAACCGCGTCGGCTGACCGTTCGTCGTGAGCATGTTGACGTGCCAAGCCTCGAAGGCGAGAAAATTGTCGATGCGGCCAACGGGATCGCTTACGTCCGGATCCCCGCTTTCCAGAAAACGACCGCTCGCGATCTCGACGCCGCTCTTTGGCGACTGCACGGCAAGGGGATGCGGTCGCTGGTTCTCGATCTCCGCGGAAACCCTGGTGGCTTGCTGACGGCAAGTGTTGAGGTTGCCGACAAGTTCCTACAGAAGGGTGGCATCGTCCGCACGCAGGGTCGAAGTGCCCAAGAAGACTTCAATTACCAAGCCCACTACGGCGGAACTTGGCGAGTACCGCTGGTCGTCCTCATAGATGGCGACAGTGCCAGTGCGAGCGAGATTTTCGCCGGTGCCATCAAGGACAACGAGCGTGGAGCCGTGGTTGGCGAGCGGTCCTACGGCAAGGGCTCCGTGCAGGGCATCTTCCCGCTGGGCTACGCAGGGGCGGGCATTCGCCTGACAACCGCGTTGTTCTATTCTCCGCACGACATCAAGATCAGCAAGAATGGCGTACAGCCGCATGTAACCGTCCGCACCGCCGCTAAGCCCGTCAACGGACAGGTGCCTGCTCAGACCGATGCCATCCTGCAAGCGGGCATCGAAGCGGCTCGTGCCGAGGCCCAGCAGCGTATGGCAGCCCGCCGGTAA
- the purH gene encoding bifunctional phosphoribosylaminoimidazolecarboxamide formyltransferase/IMP cyclohydrolase, protein MPDSSSPKIERALVSVSDKTGLAEFAKTLVDAGIELFSTGGTRKHLEDAGLPVRDVADYTGFPEMMDGRVKTLHPRVHGGLLCRRDDESHMAAAREHGIEMFDLVVVNLYPFEETIAREDVTIEEAIEQIDIGGPSMVRSASKNHASVTIATSPEQYSEIAEQIKANGSTTPELRRQLALDAFTMTAMYDVAISSYLEFVSEEEAEAADEGLQVPEEVSIELVHRDSLRYGENPHQEAFLFEFDGASPNSLVNAEQLNGKELSYNNYLDLDAALAIARSLPSPGVAVLKHNNPCGAATAATLGEAIEKAWAGDPVSAFGSVLGVNVPVDAALAECLAEPGKFVEAIVAPEFTGEALEILTTKPKWKANVRLLTVGEVTPGHGQYQWRQIDGGMLCQTGDDLPDEPGEWKVVTEAQPTEEQQAELEFAWAVCRHVKSNAIVLTRDQSLVGAGAGQMSRVDSVEIAIRKAGDRVQGSVLASDAFFPFDDSIHAAAEAGVTALIQPGGSRRDEEVIAACNQHCLPMVFTGKRHFRH, encoded by the coding sequence ATGCCCGATTCTTCTAGCCCAAAAATCGAACGTGCCCTCGTCAGCGTCAGCGACAAGACCGGACTAGCTGAGTTCGCGAAGACGCTCGTCGACGCGGGCATCGAACTCTTTAGCACGGGTGGCACGCGAAAGCATCTCGAAGATGCGGGCCTGCCTGTAAGAGACGTGGCCGATTACACGGGCTTTCCCGAGATGATGGATGGTCGGGTTAAGACGCTCCATCCGAGGGTCCATGGCGGGCTACTCTGTCGCCGCGATGATGAGAGTCACATGGCTGCCGCGCGCGAGCATGGCATCGAGATGTTCGACCTCGTAGTGGTGAATCTCTATCCCTTCGAGGAAACAATCGCCCGGGAGGATGTGACGATTGAGGAAGCAATTGAGCAGATCGACATTGGCGGCCCGTCGATGGTGAGATCGGCGTCGAAGAACCATGCGTCAGTGACCATTGCGACTTCACCTGAGCAGTACTCAGAAATTGCCGAGCAGATCAAAGCCAATGGTTCGACGACGCCCGAGTTGCGTCGCCAGCTCGCGCTCGATGCCTTTACCATGACTGCAATGTACGACGTGGCGATCAGTAGTTACCTGGAATTCGTGAGCGAGGAGGAAGCAGAAGCCGCTGATGAGGGCTTGCAGGTCCCCGAAGAGGTTTCCATCGAACTCGTGCATCGCGATTCCCTCCGCTACGGTGAGAATCCTCACCAGGAGGCCTTTCTCTTTGAGTTCGACGGCGCCTCGCCGAACAGCTTGGTCAACGCCGAACAGCTCAACGGCAAAGAGCTTTCCTATAACAATTATCTTGACCTCGATGCGGCTCTAGCGATTGCCCGTTCACTCCCCTCCCCTGGAGTCGCTGTATTGAAGCACAACAATCCGTGCGGAGCCGCCACGGCTGCGACCCTCGGCGAAGCGATTGAGAAAGCTTGGGCTGGCGACCCGGTAAGTGCGTTCGGTTCGGTGCTGGGAGTCAACGTGCCCGTGGATGCAGCGCTGGCCGAGTGTCTGGCGGAGCCGGGGAAATTTGTTGAGGCGATTGTGGCGCCCGAATTTACTGGCGAAGCCCTGGAGATTCTCACCACCAAGCCGAAGTGGAAAGCGAATGTTCGGCTCCTGACCGTCGGCGAAGTTACGCCCGGTCACGGCCAGTACCAATGGAGGCAGATTGATGGCGGGATGCTTTGCCAGACGGGGGACGATCTGCCGGACGAGCCCGGCGAGTGGAAAGTCGTCACCGAGGCCCAACCCACCGAAGAGCAACAGGCGGAGTTGGAATTCGCCTGGGCCGTTTGCCGTCATGTGAAGAGCAACGCGATTGTACTGACCCGTGATCAATCACTGGTCGGTGCAGGAGCCGGCCAGATGAGCCGCGTCGACTCTGTTGAGATCGCAATCCGCAAGGCGGGCGACCGGGTGCAAGGCTCGGTGCTGGCCTCGGATGCGTTTTTCCCGTTCGACGATTCGATCCACGCGGCCGCTGAAGCGGGAGTGACCGCCCTCATCCAACCCGGCGGGAGCCGCCGCGACGAGGAAGTCATCGCTGCCTGCAACCAGCACTGTCTGCCGATGGTGTTCACCGGAAAGCGGCATTTCAGGCACTGA